A single Epinephelus lanceolatus isolate andai-2023 chromosome 22, ASM4190304v1, whole genome shotgun sequence DNA region contains:
- the LOC117245997 gene encoding butyrophilin subfamily 3 member A2-like isoform X1, producing MMVHLNDSLGFRGFGALVLHLTVLPLLLAKTAGQHQVVCPSQPIVATVGDDIILPCHLRPAKNVSDMTVEWARPDLNPRFVHVWRDGVELESKKHPSYKGRTSVSIDKLKHGDISLMLSRVTLSDGGQYKCFIPGLGHSFIQLEVGAVSPPFIVSINITSRRVMLDCKSAGWYPEPEVLWLDGEGKLLSAGPTETVRGPDDLYTVSSRVTVEKRHSNSFTCRVQQRNINQTRETTTHISADDSEVSTDVRVHWIAAAVFSVFVIVVLLTVHIVVAIHKQS from the exons ATGATGGTTCACCTAAATGATTCACTGGGCTTTAGGGGCTTTGGAGCTTTGGTTCTCCATCTCACTGTCCTCCCCCTTCTTCTTGCAAAGACTGCAG GCCAGCATCAGGTGGTTTGTCCATCTCAGCCAATAGTGGCAACAGTtggtgatgacatcattttacCATGCCATCTGAGACCTGCCAAGAATGTTTCAGACATGACAGTAGAATGGGCGAGACCTGACCTGAACCCCAGGTTTGTTCATGTGTGGCGTGACGGTGTGGAACTGGAGAGTAAGAAACATCCGTCCTACAAAGGAAGAACATCAGTGTCCATCGACAAACTGAAGCACGGAGACATTTCACTGATGCTCTCCAGAGTGACACTCTCTGATGGGGGACAATATAAATGCTTCATTCCAGGACTGGGTCACTCTTTTATTCAGCTTGAAGTTG GTGCTGTTTCTCCACCTTTCATTGTGAGTATTAACATAACCAGCAGGAGAGTGATGTTAGACTGTAAGTCTGCAGGCTGGTATCCAGAGCCTGAGGTGTTGTGGCTGGACGGTGAGGGAAAGCTCCTCTCTGCTggacctacagagacagtcagaggtcCTGATGACCTCTATactgtcagcagcagagtgactgtggagaagagacacagcaacagcttcaCCTGTAGAGTCCAGCAGAGGAACATCAACCAGACCAGAGAGACAACTACTCACATATCAG CTGATGACAGCGAGGTGTCAACTGATGTTCGTGTCCACTGGATCGCTGCTgcagttttcagtgtttttgtaaTTGTAGTCCTGCTCACTGTGCACATAGTTGTTGCAATtcataaacaaagttaa